One part of the Ranitomeya imitator isolate aRanImi1 chromosome 10, aRanImi1.pri, whole genome shotgun sequence genome encodes these proteins:
- the LOC138652272 gene encoding enolase-phosphatase E1-like produces the protein MRFPKKEWLSADKQPVMETPDTDENKETTEPENETTEPQNNETTKPQNETTEPQNNETTEPENNETTEPENNKTTEPENKTTEPENKETTEPENRDHRAREQRDHRAREQRDHRAREQRDHRAREQRDHRNNETTEPQNNETTKPQNKTTEPQNNETTEPQNENTEPQNNETTEPQNNETTEPQNNENTEPQNNENTEPQNNETTEPQNKTTEPQNNETTEPQNNDNTEPQNNENTEPQNNETTKPQNKTTEPQNETTEPQNETTEPQNETTEPENNETTEPENKTTKPENKETTEPENKETTEPENKETTEPQDKETTEPQNKETTEPENETTEPQNNETTEPQNETTEPQNETTEPENNETTDPENNETTEPENNKTTEPENKTTEPENNETTSQRTKRPPSHRTETTEPENETTEPQNNETTEPQNETTEPQNETTEPQNNETTEPQNNETTKPQNKTTEPQNNETTEPQNNENTEPQNETTEPQNETTEPQNNENTKPQNENTEPQNNENTEPQNNETTEPQNETTEPENNETTEPENNETTEPENNKTTEPENKTTEPENETTEPQNNENTEPQNETTEPQNETTEPENNETTEPENNETTEPENNKTTEPENKTTEPENKETTEPENKETTEPENRDHRAREQRDHQATEQRDHRATEQRDHRAREQRDHQATEQRDHRATEQRDHRAREQRDHRNNETTEPQNNETTKPQNKTTEPQNETTEPQNNENTEPQNNENTEPQNNETTEPQNETTKPQNKTTEPQNNETTEPQNNENTEPQNNETTEPQNSETTEPQNNETTKPQNKTTEPQNETTEPQNETTEPQNNETTEPENNETTEPENKTTEPENKETTEPENKETTEPENKEITEPQNKETTEPQNKETTEPENETTEPQNETTEPQNETTEPQNETTEPENKTTEPENNETTEPENNETTEPENNKTTEPENKTTEPENKETTEPENKETTEPENKETTEPQNRDHRAREQRDHRARERDHRATERDDRATERDHRATERATEKQNETTEPQKETPKPQNNENTEPQNETTEPQNNETTEPQNNENTKPQNNETTEPQNNETTEPQNNETTEPQNNETTEPENETTEPENKETTEPENETTEPQNNETTEPENNETTEPENKTTEPENKETTEPESKETTEPENKETTEPQNKETTEPQNKETTEPENKTTEPQNNETTEPENKTTEPENKETTEPENKETTEPENKETTEPENKETTEPQNKTTEPQNETTEPQNETTEPENNETTEPENNKTTEPENETTEPQNNETTEQVRTGAEIQLWHLKSHRPMLSPSQAWMEEG, from the exons ATGAGGTTTCCAAAAAAGGAATGGTTATCAGCAGATAAACAGCCGGTGATGGAAACGCCAGACACAGACG AGAACAAAGAGACCACCGAGCCAGAGAACGAGACCACTGAGCCACAGAACAACGAGACCACCAAGCCACAGAACGAGACCACTGAGCCACAGAACAACGAGACCACCGAGCCAGAGAACAACGAGACCACCGAGCCAGAGAACAACAAGACCACCGAGCCAGAGAACAAGACCACCGAGCCAGAGAACAAAGAGACCACCGAGCCAgagaacagagaccaccgagccagagAACAAAGAGACCACCGAGCCAGAGAACAAAGAGACCACCGAGCCAGAGAACAAAGAGACCACCGAGCCAGAGAACAAAGAGACCACCGA AACAACGAGACCACCGAGCCACAGAACAACGAGACCACCAAGCCACAGAACAAGACCACTGAGCCACAGAACAACGAGACCACCGAGCCACAGAACGAGAATACCGAGCCACAGAACAACGAGACCACTGAGCCACAGAACAACGAGACCACCGAGCCACAGAACAACGAGAATACCGAGCCACAGAACAACGAGAATACCGAGCCACAGAACAACGAGACCACCGAGCCACAGAACAAGACCACTGAGCCACAGAACAACGAGACCACCGAGCCACAGAACAACGACAATACCGAGCCACAGAACAATGAGAATACTGAGCCACAGAACAACGAGACCACCAAGCCACAGAACAAGACCACTGAGCCACAGAACGAGACCACCGAGCCACAGAACGAGACCACTGAGCCACAGAACGAGACCACCGAGCCAGAGAACAACGAGACCACCGAGCCAGAGAACAAGACCACCAAGCCAGAGAACAAAGAGACCACCGAGCCAGAGAACAAAGAGACCACCGAGCCAGAGAACAAAGAGACCACCGAGCCACAGGACAAAGAGACCACCGAGCCACAGAACAAAGAGACCACCGAGCCAGAGAACGAGACCACCGAGCCACAGAACAACGAGACCACCGAGCCACAGAACGAGACCACCGAGCCACAGAACGAGACCACTGAGCCAGAGAACAACGAGACTACCGACCCAGAGAACAACGAGACTACCGAGCCAGAGAACAATAAGACCACCGAGCCAGAGAACAAGACCACCGAGCCAGAGAACAACGAGACCACGAGCCAGAGAACAAAGAGACCACCGAGCCAcagaacagagaccaccgagccagagAACGAGACCACCGAGCCACAGAACAACGAGACGACCGAGCCACAGAACGAGACCACCGAGCCACAGAACGAGACCACCGAGCCACAGAACAACGAGACCACCGAGCCACAGAACAACGAGACCACCAAGCCACAGAACAAGACCACTGAGCCACAGAACAACGAGACCACCGAGCCACAGAACAATGAGAATACCGAGCCACAGAACGAGACCACCGAGCCACAGAACGAGACCACCGAGCCACAGAACAACGAGAATACCAAGCCACAGAACGAGAATACTGAGCCACAGAACAATGAGAATACCGAGCCACAGAATAATGAGACCACCGAGCCACAGAACGAGACCACTGAGCCAGAGAACAACGAGACCACCGAGCCAGAGAACAACGAGACCACCGAGCCAGAGAACAACAAGACCACCGAGCCAGAGAACAAGACCACCGAGCCAGAGAACGAGACCACCGAGCCACAGAACAACGAGAATACCGAGCCACAGAACGAGACCACCGAGCCACAGAACGAGACCACTGAGCCAGAGAACAACGAGACCACCGAGCCAGAGAACAACGAGACCACCGAGCCAGAGAACAACAAGACCACCGAGCCAGAGAACAAGACCACCGAGCCAGAGAACAAAGAGACCACCGAGCCAGAGAACAAAGAGACCACCGAGCCAgagaacagagaccaccgagccagagAACAAAGAGACCACCAAGCCACAGAACAAAGAGACCACCGAGCCACAGAACAAAGAGACCACCGAGCCAGAGAACAAAGAGACCACCAAGCCACAGAACAAAGAGACCACCGAGCCACAGAACAAAGAGACCACCGAGCCAGAGAACAAAGAGACCACCGA AACAACGAGACCACAGAGCCACAGAACAACGAGACCACCAAGCCACAGAACAAGACCACTGAGCCACAGAACGAGACCACCGAGCCACAGAACAACGAGAATACCGAGCCACAGAACAACGAGAATACCGAGCCACAGAACAACGAGACCACCGAGCCACAGAACGAGACCACCAAGCCACAGAACAAGACCACCGAGCCACAGAACAACGAAACCACCGAGCCACAGAACAACGAGAATACCGAGCCACAGAACAACGAGACCACCGAGCCACAGAACAGCGAGACCACCGAGCCACAGAACAACGAGACCACCAAGCCACAGAACAAGACCACTGAGCCACAGAACGAGACCACCGAGCCACAGAACGAGACCACTGAGCCACAGAACAACGAGACCACCGAGCCAGAGAACAACGAGACCACCGAGCCAGAGAACAAGACCACCGAGCCAGAGAACAAAGAGACCACCGAGCCAGAGAACAAAGAGACCACCGAGCCAGAGAACAAAGAGATCACCGAGCCACAGAACAAAGAGACCACCGAGCCACAGAACAAAGAGACCACCGAGCCAGAGAACGAGACCACCGAGCCACAGAACGAGACCACCGAGCCACAGAACGAGACCACCGAGCCACAGAACGAGACCACTGAGCCAGAGAACAAGACCACCGAGCCAGAGAACAACGAGACCACCGAGCCAGAGAATAACGAGACCACCGAGCCAGAGAACAACAAGACCACCGAGCCAGAGAACAAGACCACCGAGCCAGAGAACAAAGAGACCACCGAGCCAGAGAACAAAGAGACCACCGAGCCAGAGAACAAAGAGACCACCGAGCCAcagaacagagaccaccgagccagagAACAAAGAGACCACCGAGCCAGAGAACGAGACCACCGAGCCACAGAACGAGACGACAGAGCCACAGAACGAGACCACCGAGCCACAGAACGAGCCACCGAGAAACAGAACGAGACCACCGAGCCACAGAAGGAGACACCAA AGCCACAGAACAACGAGAATACCGAGCCACAGAACGAGACCACCGAGCCACAGAACAACGAGACCACCGAGCCACAGAACAACGAGAATACCAAGCCACAGAATAACGAGACCACTGAGCCACAGAACAACGAGACCACCGAGCCACAAAACAACGAGACCACCGAGCCACAAAACAACGAGACCACCGAGCCAGAGAACGAGACCACCGAGCCAGAGAACAAAGAGACCACCGAGCCAGAGAACGAGACCACTGAGCCACAGAACAACGAGACCACCGAGCCAGAGAACAACGAGACCACCGAGCCAGAGAACAAGACCACCGAGCCAGAGAACAAAGAGACCACCGAGCCAGAGAGCAAAGAGACCACCGAGCCAGAGAACAAAGAGACCACCGAGCCACAGAACAAAGAGACCACCGAGCCACAGAACAAAGAGACCACCGAGCCAGAGAACAAGACCACCGAGCCACAGAACAACGAGACCACCGAGCCAGAGAACAAGACCACCGAGCCAGAGAACAAAGAGACCACCGAGCCAGAGAACAAAGAGACCACCGAGCCAGAGAACAAAGAGACCACCGAGCCAGAGAACAAAGAGACCACCGAGCCACAGAACAAGACCACCGAGCCACAGAACGAGACCACTGAGCCACAGAACGAGACCACCGAGCCAGAGAACAACGAGACCACCGAGCCAGAGAACAACAAGACCACCGAGCCAGAGAACGAGACCACCGAGCCGCAGAATAATGAGACCAccgagcaggtacggactggggctgaaattcagctctggcatttgaaatcacacaggcccatgctgtccccatcccaAGCCTGGATGGAGGAAGgctag